A single Caldanaerobius fijiensis DSM 17918 DNA region contains:
- a CDS encoding basic amino acid ABC transporter substrate-binding protein, which produces MKKLMAFLLIAALTLSLVSCANSSKNTTAGNSNKATQSSDNTNGSAAKSNSSSGTSNSLEKIKKAGVIVMGTSADFPPYESHQLINGEDKIVGFDVDIAQAVADGLGVKLDIEDMKFDGLIAALQAGKIDMIVAGMTPTPERAKSVDFSDLYYIGKQVLVVKKDNNSIKTVDDLKGKKLDAQLGTTSEKAARSIKGVTVIPIDKVSTEIMEVKTGKVDGVVVEKTVAEAYLKENPDLKIVEIPEIKSEEGSAIAVRKGDKALLNEINKILKQLKDSGEYDKLIEKWFKQ; this is translated from the coding sequence ATGAAGAAGTTAATGGCTTTTCTTTTAATCGCTGCATTGACGCTGTCGTTGGTTTCCTGCGCTAATTCCAGCAAAAATACGACCGCGGGAAATTCTAATAAAGCAACTCAATCCAGCGACAATACCAATGGTTCTGCTGCTAAATCCAATAGCTCATCAGGTACATCTAATAGTTTAGAGAAGATCAAAAAAGCTGGTGTAATAGTGATGGGTACCAGCGCCGATTTTCCACCATATGAAAGCCATCAACTTATAAATGGTGAGGATAAAATCGTCGGCTTTGATGTGGATATTGCTCAAGCGGTTGCTGATGGATTGGGCGTAAAACTTGATATAGAAGATATGAAGTTCGACGGCCTCATTGCGGCACTTCAGGCTGGTAAAATCGATATGATTGTAGCAGGTATGACGCCTACACCAGAGAGAGCTAAAAGCGTAGATTTTTCAGATCTTTATTATATTGGTAAACAGGTATTAGTAGTTAAAAAGGATAATAACTCTATCAAGACCGTTGATGATTTAAAAGGCAAGAAGTTGGATGCTCAATTAGGTACCACGAGTGAAAAAGCGGCCAGAAGCATAAAAGGCGTCACTGTAATTCCTATAGACAAGGTATCAACCGAGATAATGGAAGTAAAAACAGGAAAAGTAGATGGGGTTGTTGTTGAAAAGACGGTTGCAGAGGCATACCTGAAAGAGAACCCAGACTTAAAGATAGTGGAAATACCAGAGATAAAAAGCGAAGAGGGTTCCGCTATAGCGGTTAGAAAAGGTGACAAAGCTCTTCTAAACGAAATAAACAAGATATTAAAACAGCTGAAAGATTCAGGGGAATATGACAAACTTATTGAGAAATGGTTTAAGCAGTAA
- a CDS encoding amino acid ABC transporter permease has translation MTNLDFASMLKYWPLFLKGTVSTIEFTIGAVIIGVILGILAAFMKMSRIKVISFIGKAYIEIIRGTPALVQLFIIYFGISQVLNLNIPKFYAAVFALGINSGAYVAEIIRAGIEAVDRGQMEAARSLGMPHGMAMRYIIMPQAIKNILPALGNEFIVLLKESSIVSVIGASDLMRQQEIISSVTYRPFEPLIVIAMIYFVMTLFLSKLMGMFERRLKAGDVR, from the coding sequence ATGACGAATTTGGATTTTGCCAGTATGCTCAAATACTGGCCTCTATTTTTGAAAGGTACCGTAAGTACAATAGAATTTACCATAGGCGCGGTAATAATAGGCGTAATTCTAGGCATTTTAGCGGCATTTATGAAGATGTCTAGGATAAAGGTAATAAGCTTTATTGGAAAAGCGTATATAGAGATAATAAGGGGTACTCCTGCCCTTGTACAGCTCTTTATCATATACTTTGGCATCTCTCAGGTGTTAAATCTTAATATACCTAAGTTTTATGCGGCTGTCTTTGCACTGGGTATAAATAGCGGTGCTTATGTGGCAGAGATAATAAGGGCTGGAATTGAGGCAGTAGATAGGGGGCAGATGGAAGCTGCCAGGTCATTAGGAATGCCCCATGGGATGGCCATGCGATATATCATCATGCCCCAAGCTATAAAGAATATACTTCCGGCACTAGGGAATGAGTTCATCGTGCTGCTAAAGGAATCTTCCATAGTTTCCGTAATAGGTGCGTCGGACCTTATGAGACAACAGGAGATCATATCAAGTGTTACTTACAGGCCTTTTGAGCCCCTTATTGTCATTGCGATGATATACTTTGTTATGACGCTGTTCCTCTCTAAGTTGATGGGTATGTTTGAGAGGAGGTTAAAAGCCGGTGATGTTAGATAG
- a CDS encoding amino acid ABC transporter ATP-binding protein codes for MVKVENLKKSFGHLQVLNGINLEIKKGEVLAIIGPSGSGKSTLLRCVNYLEEPTAGNVYIEGEKVDPVKNINRIRQKVGMVFQHFNLFPHMTVLDNLTIAPIKVKKMDKAQAEAIAMNLLERVGLKDKVKAYPAQLSGGQKQRIAIARALAMQPDVMLFDEPTSALDPEMVKEVLNVMKDLAHDGMTMMVVTHEMGFAREVCHRVVFIDEGQVVEEGPPQEIFTNPRQERTRSFLSKVL; via the coding sequence ATGGTGAAGGTAGAGAATTTAAAAAAATCTTTTGGGCATTTGCAGGTGTTGAACGGTATAAACCTGGAAATAAAAAAGGGTGAGGTTTTGGCGATTATAGGGCCCAGCGGATCAGGAAAGAGTACATTGCTGAGATGTGTCAACTATCTGGAAGAACCTACTGCCGGAAACGTGTATATTGAAGGGGAGAAAGTGGATCCTGTTAAAAATATAAATAGAATAAGACAAAAGGTGGGCATGGTATTTCAGCATTTTAATCTTTTTCCACATATGACCGTCCTGGATAACTTGACCATAGCGCCTATAAAGGTCAAAAAGATGGATAAAGCTCAGGCCGAGGCCATCGCCATGAACCTTTTAGAGAGGGTTGGCCTTAAGGATAAAGTAAAGGCGTACCCAGCGCAGTTGTCGGGAGGCCAGAAGCAGAGGATTGCAATAGCCAGGGCTTTGGCGATGCAGCCCGATGTCATGCTGTTTGATGAGCCTACTTCAGCATTAGATCCTGAGATGGTTAAAGAGGTGCTTAACGTCATGAAGGACCTGGCCCATGATGGCATGACCATGATGGTAGTTACTCATGAGATGGGGTTCGCAAGAGAAGTTTGCCATAGGGTTGTGTTCATAGATGAAGGGCAGGTAGTCGAAGAAGGACCGCCACAGGAAATTTTTACAAATCCGCGGCAGGAAAGGACCAGGTCGTTTTTAAGCAAGGTTTTATAA
- the hpf gene encoding ribosome hibernation-promoting factor, HPF/YfiA family has product MNLRITGKNNLELTDALKNAVEKKLRILDKFFNEDTDVNVVLSVVKNDQIVEVTIPYKGVIFRAEAATEDMYSTLDEVVEKLKKQWRKHKTKLEKRFNVKVPENLQLTEEDEEKEVSEEEFRIVRKKKFGMKPMSVEEAILQMNLLGHDFYIFCNEESNDINVVYRRRDGSYGLIEAEKV; this is encoded by the coding sequence ATGAACCTAAGGATTACAGGGAAAAACAATCTCGAGCTTACAGATGCATTAAAAAATGCTGTGGAGAAGAAGCTGCGCATTCTAGATAAATTTTTTAATGAAGACACGGATGTAAATGTGGTTTTAAGCGTGGTTAAAAATGACCAGATTGTAGAAGTTACTATACCGTATAAAGGCGTGATTTTTAGAGCTGAAGCTGCGACAGAAGATATGTATTCTACGCTGGATGAGGTAGTAGAAAAGCTCAAGAAGCAGTGGAGAAAGCACAAAACGAAACTTGAAAAGAGGTTTAACGTCAAAGTTCCTGAAAACCTTCAGTTGACCGAAGAAGATGAGGAAAAAGAGGTTTCTGAAGAAGAGTTTAGGATAGTCAGAAAGAAAAAATTTGGTATGAAGCCAATGTCTGTAGAAGAGGCGATACTGCAGATGAATTTGCTGGGACACGACTTTTATATCTTTTGCAATGAGGAGAGCAACGATATAAACGTGGTGTACAGGCGAAGAGACGGCAGCTATGGACTTATAGAAGCAGAAAAAGTATAA
- the secA gene encoding preprotein translocase subunit SecA, whose amino-acid sequence MLNLLEKIFGSYNERELKRLYPIVDKVLSYEDEMSKLTDEQLRAKTQEFKDRLNNGETLDDILPEAFAVVREAAWRTLGMKHFPVQVLGGIVLHQGRIAEMKTGEGKTLVATLPAYLNALEGKGVHIVTVNDYLAKRDRNWMGKIYEFLGLSVGVIVHDMDSDQRREAYNCDITYGTNNEFGFDYLRDNMVIYKEEMVQRGFNYAIVDEVDSILIDEARTPLIISGPGDKSTDLYVKADRFVSGLKPDIDYKADEKEHTVSLTDVGIKKAEAYFGVENLADLDNMEINHCIIQALKAHALMKRDRDYVVKDGEVIIVDEFTGRLMFGRRYSDGLHQAIEAKENVKIQSESRTYATITFQNYFRMYKKLAGMTGTAKTEEQEFRDIYGLDVVVIPTNKPMIRVDYPDVIYKTEEAKFRAVVEEIVERHSKGQPVLVGTVSIEKSEKLSQMLKRRGIKHEVLNAKYHEKEAEIIAKAGQKGAVTIATNMAGRGTDIVLGEGVKELGGLHIIGTERHESRRIDNQLRGRAGRQGDPGSSRFYISLEDDLMRLFGSERIMSMMDKLGIEEDQPIENKFLTKQIEAAQKRVEARNFDIRKNLLQYDNVMNKQREVIYQERRRVLEGENLKDYIIGMVEKIVDEVIDIYTANSRYPEEWRLDDLKARLEDIFMPKGALSFEKNEIPTLTKESLKEKIMDIATRLYDEKEKKVGYEQMRELERVVLLRVVDTKWMDHIDNMERLREGIGLRAYGQIDPIVAYQKEAYDMFTDLIDSIQEDTVRLLYHIEIREENVPKRESVVGPVLMTNSEGEEKRKPIVKGKKIGRNDPCPCGSGKKYKHCCGRTA is encoded by the coding sequence ATGTTAAATTTATTAGAAAAGATTTTTGGAAGCTACAATGAGAGAGAGCTTAAAAGGCTTTATCCCATCGTGGATAAGGTTTTGTCATATGAAGACGAAATGTCTAAACTTACCGATGAACAGTTAAGGGCTAAGACGCAGGAGTTTAAAGATAGACTCAATAACGGGGAGACATTGGATGATATCCTCCCGGAGGCTTTTGCGGTAGTAAGGGAAGCCGCGTGGAGGACATTGGGTATGAAGCATTTTCCTGTTCAGGTGCTGGGTGGTATTGTGCTTCACCAGGGCAGGATAGCCGAGATGAAGACGGGTGAAGGTAAGACGCTGGTGGCCACATTGCCAGCATACCTCAATGCGCTGGAGGGAAAAGGCGTTCATATCGTGACGGTGAATGACTACCTGGCCAAGCGTGATAGAAATTGGATGGGCAAGATTTATGAGTTTCTCGGCCTCTCGGTGGGCGTTATTGTCCACGATATGGATAGTGATCAGAGGCGAGAAGCCTATAACTGCGATATAACCTATGGCACAAACAATGAATTTGGCTTTGATTATCTAAGGGATAATATGGTCATATACAAGGAAGAGATGGTACAGAGGGGATTTAATTATGCTATCGTCGATGAGGTAGATAGTATACTCATTGATGAAGCCAGGACTCCACTTATCATCTCAGGTCCGGGGGATAAATCTACTGATTTATATGTAAAAGCCGACCGCTTTGTCTCCGGGCTGAAGCCTGATATAGATTATAAAGCAGATGAGAAAGAGCATACCGTAAGTTTAACAGATGTAGGCATAAAAAAGGCAGAAGCTTATTTCGGCGTAGAAAATTTAGCTGATCTTGATAATATGGAGATCAATCACTGTATCATTCAAGCGTTAAAGGCTCATGCCCTCATGAAGAGAGATAGAGATTACGTGGTCAAAGACGGCGAAGTGATAATTGTAGATGAGTTTACTGGCAGATTAATGTTTGGCAGAAGGTACAGCGATGGCCTTCATCAAGCTATAGAGGCCAAGGAAAATGTAAAAATTCAAAGTGAAAGCAGGACATATGCTACCATAACATTTCAGAATTATTTCAGAATGTACAAAAAGCTGGCAGGTATGACGGGCACGGCCAAGACAGAGGAACAGGAGTTCAGGGATATTTACGGGCTGGACGTAGTGGTAATACCTACCAACAAACCTATGATAAGGGTGGATTACCCCGACGTTATATATAAAACCGAAGAAGCTAAGTTTAGAGCTGTGGTTGAGGAGATAGTAGAGAGGCATTCAAAGGGGCAGCCTGTACTGGTGGGTACTGTATCCATTGAGAAATCTGAGAAACTCAGCCAGATGTTAAAGCGTCGCGGCATAAAGCATGAGGTGTTAAATGCCAAGTACCACGAGAAAGAGGCAGAAATCATAGCTAAAGCCGGACAGAAAGGTGCCGTGACGATAGCCACAAACATGGCGGGCCGTGGTACGGATATCGTGCTGGGAGAAGGGGTCAAAGAGCTGGGAGGCCTTCACATCATAGGCACAGAAAGGCATGAGTCCAGGCGAATAGACAATCAGTTGAGGGGTCGTGCAGGTAGACAGGGTGATCCCGGCTCATCAAGGTTTTATATCTCGCTGGAAGATGACCTCATGAGGCTTTTTGGTTCGGAACGCATTATGAGCATGATGGATAAGCTCGGCATTGAAGAGGATCAACCTATAGAGAATAAGTTCTTGACAAAGCAAATCGAAGCAGCTCAGAAAAGGGTAGAAGCTAGAAATTTTGATATAAGAAAAAATCTGTTGCAGTATGATAACGTGATGAATAAGCAGCGCGAAGTGATATATCAGGAGAGAAGAAGAGTTCTTGAGGGTGAGAATCTCAAGGATTATATCATTGGAATGGTGGAAAAAATTGTAGATGAAGTTATTGATATATATACTGCTAATAGCAGGTATCCAGAAGAGTGGAGGCTGGACGATTTAAAAGCCCGCCTGGAAGATATATTTATGCCAAAAGGTGCTCTATCTTTTGAGAAAAATGAAATTCCAACTCTTACCAAAGAGAGTTTAAAAGAAAAGATAATGGATATAGCCACGCGGTTGTACGATGAAAAGGAGAAAAAAGTCGGTTATGAACAGATGCGAGAACTGGAGCGGGTGGTGCTCCTGCGCGTCGTAGACACCAAATGGATGGACCACATTGACAATATGGAAAGACTTAGAGAGGGTATAGGTCTGAGAGCTTATGGACAGATCGATCCGATTGTGGCATATCAAAAAGAGGCTTATGATATGTTTACTGATCTCATTGATAGCATACAGGAAGATACGGTCAGATTGTTGTATCACATTGAGATCAGGGAGGAAAATGTGCCAAAACGTGAAAGTGTGGTAGGTCCTGTTTTGATGACAAATTCTGAAGGAGAGGAAAAGAGAAAGCCTATTGTAAAGGGTAAGAAGATCGGACGAAATGATCCATGCCCCTGTGGCAGTGGCAAAAAGTATAAGCACTGTTGCGGCAGGACAGCATGA